One genomic window of Niveibacterium sp. SC-1 includes the following:
- a CDS encoding methyl-accepting chemotaxis protein, giving the protein MAIKLFGRTLGQKGTNTASTGESTIMDDTVLEPQTVGEGFAAKVPLLAGKTVAEQLRLLGVLLAIFAGVAIVLTVVQLRGATQGTGYVTMAGQMRTLSQRIAKAAQLTLQGNPTAFSELKDSREKFDSLLKAVRNGGTVDGITVPSSPGAVQGELDELTKLWEKTDKDAKQLLNQQQNLSSLGTSVATINTENPRLLDLSEQVAALKLQSGASPREIATANQVVMLTQRMAKNANALLVADAIDPEVAFLLGKDANTFRELLDSLTSMTSDRDTLDKIENLKEVAEEHLKGVQNILGNIQLLVQAKRAGSQIFGQSSQLLSATDSLLTAYNKRFTGFNALSLVIIVFALLALAVLVLMAKLYNDDLKHRQAEAERQRGQAEAEKNATQQAILRLMNEMGDLADGDLTVRATVTEDITGAIADSVNYTVEELAVLVRRLNDAAGRVTHATESAQAISTELIETAERQSREIQHAGNQVEEMSRSMTDVSGNAMQSAQVARKSLEAARKGQDAVQNTIRGMNDIREQIQETSKRIKRLGESSQEIGEIVELISDITEQTNVLALNAAIQAASAGEAGRGFTVVAEEVQRLAERSAEATKQIAAIVKTIQTDTQDAVAAMENSTRGVVDGARASDAAGQALSEIGDVSVEVASLIEQISADTQKQASVATEVADAMRDILKLNEQTSRGTQQTAVSIGQLADLAVELKGSVSGFKV; this is encoded by the coding sequence ATGGCCATCAAACTGTTCGGTCGCACCCTCGGCCAAAAAGGCACGAATACCGCCTCCACTGGCGAGAGTACGATCATGGACGACACCGTCCTGGAGCCGCAGACTGTCGGCGAAGGCTTCGCTGCCAAGGTTCCCCTCCTTGCGGGCAAGACGGTTGCCGAACAGCTGCGCCTTTTGGGCGTGTTGCTGGCGATCTTCGCCGGCGTGGCGATTGTGCTGACGGTCGTTCAGCTGCGCGGGGCGACCCAGGGCACGGGCTACGTGACCATGGCCGGTCAGATGCGTACGCTGTCGCAGCGGATCGCGAAAGCCGCCCAGCTCACGCTGCAAGGCAATCCGACGGCGTTCAGCGAACTCAAGGACAGCCGCGAGAAGTTCGACAGCCTGCTCAAGGCAGTGCGCAACGGCGGGACGGTGGACGGCATCACGGTGCCGAGCAGCCCGGGTGCGGTGCAGGGCGAACTCGATGAGCTGACCAAGCTCTGGGAAAAGACCGACAAGGACGCCAAGCAGCTTCTCAACCAGCAGCAGAACCTCTCCTCGCTGGGTACCTCGGTGGCAACCATCAACACCGAAAACCCGCGCCTGCTGGACCTCTCCGAACAGGTCGCCGCGCTCAAGCTGCAAAGCGGCGCGAGCCCACGCGAAATCGCGACCGCCAACCAGGTGGTGATGCTGACGCAGCGCATGGCCAAGAACGCCAACGCGCTGCTGGTGGCCGACGCGATCGACCCGGAAGTGGCCTTCCTGCTGGGCAAGGACGCGAACACCTTCCGCGAGCTGCTCGATTCGCTCACGAGCATGACCTCGGACCGCGACACCCTCGACAAGATCGAGAACCTCAAGGAAGTCGCCGAAGAACACCTGAAGGGCGTCCAGAACATCCTCGGCAACATCCAGCTGCTGGTGCAGGCCAAGCGCGCGGGTAGCCAGATCTTCGGCCAGTCCTCGCAATTGCTGTCCGCCACCGACTCACTGCTGACGGCCTACAACAAGCGCTTCACGGGCTTCAATGCCCTGTCGCTCGTCATCATCGTGTTCGCCCTGCTCGCCCTCGCGGTGCTGGTGCTGATGGCCAAGCTCTACAACGACGACTTGAAGCACCGTCAGGCCGAAGCGGAACGCCAGCGCGGTCAGGCGGAAGCAGAAAAGAACGCCACCCAGCAGGCCATTCTGCGATTGATGAACGAGATGGGCGACCTCGCTGACGGTGACTTGACCGTGCGTGCGACGGTGACCGAAGACATCACGGGCGCGATCGCCGACTCGGTGAACTACACGGTTGAAGAACTCGCGGTGCTGGTGCGTCGCCTGAACGACGCAGCCGGTCGCGTGACCCACGCCACCGAATCCGCGCAAGCGATCTCCACCGAGCTGATCGAGACGGCCGAACGCCAGTCGCGCGAGATTCAGCACGCCGGTAACCAGGTCGAGGAAATGTCGCGCTCGATGACCGACGTGTCGGGCAACGCGATGCAGTCCGCACAGGTTGCGCGCAAGTCGCTGGAAGCGGCGCGCAAGGGCCAGGACGCGGTGCAGAACACGATCCGCGGCATGAACGACATCCGCGAGCAGATCCAGGAAACCTCCAAGCGGATCAAGCGCCTGGGCGAATCCTCGCAGGAGATCGGTGAAATCGTGGAACTGATTTCCGACATTACCGAGCAGACCAACGTGCTGGCACTGAACGCCGCCATCCAGGCCGCATCGGCCGGTGAAGCGGGCCGCGGCTTCACGGTGGTTGCGGAAGAAGTGCAGCGCCTCGCAGAACGCTCCGCGGAAGCTACCAAGCAGATCGCGGCGATCGTGAAGACGATTCAGACCGACACGCAGGACGCCGTGGCCGCCATGGAAAACTCGACCCGCGGTGTGGTCGATGGCGCCCGAGCATCCGACGCCGCAGGTCAAGCGCTGTCCGAGATCGGTGACGTGTCCGTGGAAGTGGCCTCGCTGATTGAACAGATCTCGGCCGATACGCAGAAGCAGGCCTCGGTGGCAACCGAAGTGGCGGACGCGATGCGCGACATTCTCAAGCTGAACGAACAGACTTCCCGCGGTACCCAGCAGACCGCCGTGTCGATCGGCCAGCTCGCCGACCTCGCGGTGGAACTGAAGGGTTCGGTTTCCGGCTTCAAGGTCTAA
- a CDS encoding response regulator translates to MVIDDSNTIRRSAEIFLAQAGCQVLLAEDGFDALAKISDHHPDIVFVDIMMPRLDGYQTCALIKKNPKFAATPVIMLSSKDGLFDRARGRMVGSNEYLTKPFTKDSLIKAVAAHAGTAV, encoded by the coding sequence ATGGTGATCGATGATTCGAACACCATCCGTCGCAGCGCCGAGATCTTTCTTGCCCAGGCCGGCTGTCAGGTCCTTCTGGCCGAGGACGGCTTCGACGCGCTCGCCAAGATCTCCGATCACCATCCCGACATCGTGTTTGTCGACATCATGATGCCCCGTCTGGACGGGTATCAGACCTGTGCGCTGATCAAGAAGAACCCGAAGTTCGCGGCCACGCCGGTCATCATGCTGTCGTCCAAGGACGGCCTTTTCGACCGCGCCCGCGGCCGGATGGTCGGTTCCAATGAATATCTGACCAAACCCTTTACCAAAGACAGTCTTATCAAGGCAGTCGCCGCGCACGCGGGCACTGCTGTCTGA
- a CDS encoding hydroxymethylpyrimidine/phosphomethylpyrimidine kinase has product MLCFAASDPTGGAGIAADILTVASLGGHPASVITGISARDTRGIEAFWSLDPDWVNEQARVLLEDMPIAAFKIGLAGTPEIAAVIAEIVADYPDIPVVLDPVAASGAEDPLAEEELIDAVCGLLIPLSTIVTPNRRELLRLAEEEDEDESPTPAECARRLLDLGAGHVLLTGAHESTPQIINTLFGPEGVVRADAWERLPGSFHGAGCTLAAALATRLAFGQELSAAVREAQDFTWHSLREGFQVGMGQHLPDRLFGLRG; this is encoded by the coding sequence GTGTTGTGCTTCGCCGCATCCGATCCGACGGGCGGCGCCGGCATCGCAGCCGACATCCTCACCGTTGCCTCGCTCGGCGGCCATCCGGCCAGCGTGATCACCGGCATCAGCGCCCGTGATACCCGGGGCATCGAAGCCTTCTGGAGCCTGGATCCAGACTGGGTCAACGAACAGGCAAGGGTACTTCTTGAGGACATGCCGATAGCCGCGTTCAAAATCGGGCTGGCCGGCACGCCGGAAATCGCCGCGGTGATTGCCGAGATCGTCGCCGACTACCCCGACATACCGGTGGTGCTGGATCCGGTCGCGGCCTCGGGCGCCGAGGATCCGCTGGCCGAGGAGGAGTTGATCGACGCCGTCTGCGGCCTCTTGATCCCGCTTTCGACCATCGTCACGCCTAATCGCCGCGAACTGCTGCGGCTGGCCGAGGAGGAAGACGAGGACGAAAGCCCGACGCCGGCCGAGTGCGCCCGCCGCCTGCTCGACCTGGGCGCCGGTCACGTGCTGCTCACCGGCGCCCATGAGTCGACCCCGCAGATCATCAATACCCTGTTCGGCCCCGAGGGCGTGGTGCGCGCCGATGCCTGGGAACGCCTGCCCGGCAGTTTCCACGGTGCCGGTTGCACCCTGGCTGCAGCCCTGGCGACCCGCCTGGCTTTCGGCCAGGAACTCTCGGCCGCGGTACGCGAAGCCCAGGACTTCACTTGGCACAGCCTGCGCGAAGGCTTCCAGGTGGGCATGGGCCAGCACCTGCCCGACCGCCTCTTCGGGCTGCGCGGATGA
- a CDS encoding chemotaxis protein CheW yields the protein MAKRISLREFQQDLSSRLAGTKNSNAKPALLAVLAGPEGWLLDLADSGEIMALPSVAPVPLAREWFRGLANVRGNLFSVVDFPSFLGLAPVVAGSEARLLLVGAKHGVNTALLVSRAIGLRNPDDFETDRRFRDDRPWVVGGLRDSQDRLWKRLSARALLADPRFLDAGGAR from the coding sequence ATGGCCAAACGCATCAGCCTGCGTGAGTTCCAGCAGGATCTGTCGTCACGGCTTGCCGGGACGAAAAACTCCAATGCCAAGCCGGCGCTGCTTGCAGTGCTGGCCGGGCCCGAAGGCTGGTTGCTCGATCTGGCCGACAGCGGCGAGATCATGGCACTCCCCTCCGTCGCGCCCGTGCCGCTGGCGCGCGAATGGTTCCGCGGCCTCGCCAACGTTCGCGGCAACCTCTTCAGTGTTGTCGACTTCCCCTCGTTTCTCGGCCTCGCCCCGGTTGTTGCCGGCAGCGAGGCGCGTCTGCTGCTCGTCGGCGCCAAGCACGGCGTCAACACCGCGCTGCTGGTAAGCCGCGCGATCGGCCTGCGCAACCCGGACGACTTCGAGACCGATCGTCGCTTCCGCGATGACCGGCCCTGGGTCGTCGGCGGCTTGCGCGACAGTCAGGACCGCCTCTGGAAGCGGCTGTCCGCGCGAGCCCTGCTCGCCGACCCGCGCTTCCTCGATGCGGGCGGCGCCCGCTGA
- a CDS encoding rubredoxin: MSESAGAEFQTWMCLICGFIYDEAAGLPGEGLAPGTRWADVPPNWTCPECGARKDDFELVEI, encoded by the coding sequence ATGAGCGAAAGTGCCGGCGCCGAGTTTCAGACCTGGATGTGTTTGATCTGCGGTTTCATCTATGACGAAGCCGCGGGCCTCCCGGGCGAAGGCCTCGCGCCGGGCACCCGTTGGGCGGATGTGCCGCCGAACTGGACCTGTCCGGAGTGCGGGGCGCGCAAGGATGACTTCGAACTCGTTGAAATCTGA
- a CDS encoding response regulator, whose protein sequence is MPIKKILIVDDSPTDRFALMEYLVKQGFNVVTAEDGADGIQKAKAELPDLILMDVVMPGINGYQATRTISREDATRHIPIFMCTSKDQETDKIWGMRQGANDYLVKPLDFDLLLEKIKALG, encoded by the coding sequence ATGCCGATCAAGAAGATCCTCATCGTCGATGACTCGCCCACCGATCGTTTTGCCCTGATGGAATATCTGGTCAAGCAGGGCTTCAACGTCGTGACCGCCGAAGACGGTGCCGACGGGATCCAGAAGGCCAAGGCCGAGCTGCCAGACCTCATCCTGATGGACGTGGTCATGCCCGGCATCAACGGCTACCAGGCCACACGCACCATCTCGCGCGAAGACGCCACCCGCCACATCCCGATCTTCATGTGCACCTCCAAAGACCAGGAGACCGACAAGATCTGGGGTATGCGCCAAGGCGCCAACGACTACCTGGTCAAGCCGCTTGACTTCGATCTGCTGCTGGAAAAGATCAAGGCACTGGGCTGA
- a CDS encoding Hpt domain-containing protein, with translation MTPVTELDIAPLTWVRSEIDAALGRALEAIGQAEQGEAGNDQLRFAQNHVHQVQGALSMVGLDGVTQFAEALDGLLIELASGKRAFAEAHASLLRRALIALGNYLAELEDGAAHQPLRLYPLLVEIAEARGIEAPSQGELFFPDLARRVPQLAAPIAVDANRAAKELRLLRGRFEKGLLTWLRQPASDAGPREMLFAVSRIAQLNAAPSTRSFWWATIAFFEGLVQGAIASDRDAQRLCRRIDTQMKRLLDGSQVVAERLVRDVLFHVASAHIESGHAKAVREAYQLDRLIPAAEAQRVAETPLAPVQRSLREALENAKEAWNRFAAGAAVALPQMQEQLTAARGPLETLQLPQLESLVRALDSTAGWLRKDPLKSNEDLSMDVATALLLAERAVDAPAGSDAQLREQVAAVCHRLLQRVSGRDPGPLDETLFGEASRHVQEKLFFNQLAREIQTTLGQVEQTLDSFFRDPSARDSLAALAAPLKQVEGAFAMLGEQRAVVLVRENGERIAGLTKAEVPEAAEFERVAHELSALGFFVEALRHGPANLERFLAPHGGAVAQEEVPVTVEAEVRQQSRELQQRVQALSDAPADEKLRAELKQNLETLREDAALLADTKLEQQARDALAALKSGGDSEAVKEAVASISPAPAVTAPSADAARLIEASEEQIDAELLEIFLEEADEVLETIRTHREATEREPHNQENVVTIRRGFHTLKGSSRMVGLIDFSDAGKAVEFAMNRWLQLERDAAPEMLSLVSNAHVVFTEWVAQLKSGGALWKDASALIAQAEALLNANDPLAAAPAVAPVPAPGPAPAATTYELSDEQGPVDLDLEAATEFDLNATMINPDAEGAGSPAEPETIDLTSTLLAPFNLGDEDAAEASDDLLEPFEEIAAVEPAQSPAVAEEAIDLTASLVGIVDDSDDATQRQLVVTALEPVADEVPEQVIEVPAEAPQTLDFSLEELSLTDEEALPGGRPVEEELDLTATLLAPLEMRDAIYGYEEPAEAEPAVESLPELAPAPAAELPPVVEPVVEAPVVEEIIAVEPAVEVTDAFVESDEAFAEPPEAPEELAALAALDGVDEADVVAAEGEPDLTETDLEPLMALSATEAEDLPTLEVEEVVAAEPVAEQVAAPVSLDVPLEERTDAEGQVLKAFEATDLGFDGNALALDADPIAEPETEPEPDVVMVGDTAVSRPLYDLYVAEARQHVGTLRDELPRFVANPMLVPQEPVIRAAHTLGGISGTARVTSVRLLAKALEHALAKLHLASIPPTTDQSELIRACGERLDGMVAEIVDGHMPLEVPELVGALENLQPYTPSAEPVLVEEAPVALFDEADVAAFSEAQGVEEESPVAFVAEDLVAEAPLDLPVAEATPGFDAAFEAEPQTAPYQESAPAIESLIAAQPAPAEEHSRAVLRDELDEQLMPIFYEEAEELSRDLSAAIRELREGADAQEAANAVARLLHTLKGSARMAGAMTLGEHVHGMENRLLAARDSGHAAAIADDLDAGLDQAGLMIGRMQAGLPAYDAAPQAPVEGQEGDAAPAAAASTSAAPVAAPVAVALSEGETQSGPTANLRVRAQLVDRFVNEAGEIAIARTRIEGELRTLRRSMLDLTENVIRLRNQLREVEIAAETQMQARVALAETQDAEFDPLEFDRFTRFQELTRMMAESVGDVTTIQQNLLKNLDAADTALHAQGRLSRDLQQALMGVRMVPFDEVADRLYRVVRQTAKELGKRANLDIRGGQIEIDRSVLDKMTAPIEHLLRNAIAHGLEVPEQRRAAGKDDIGQITLTVTQRSNEIAIELADDGRGLDFEAIRRRGESRGLLAAGEEAGETRLTQLIFEPGFSTAEQVSEVAGRGVGMDVVKSETIGVGGRIEVTSQAGRGARFMVHLPLTLAVTQALLVRAGERTYAIPSNMVEQVLELKQEPLDAMRAAGQAEWKERKYPVRYLPQLLGDAKSQPAAGRFHWVLLLRSGPDAIALHVDELRGNMEIVVKNAGPQFTRLQGFSGATVLADGEISLILNPVVLSQVVGALAVQAAAGVAVPQTVAPVAYVPTVMVTDDSLTVRKITSRLLEREGYRVITAKDGVDALEQLVDTLPDVMLLDIEMPRMDGFDLTRNIRADERLRGLPIIMITSRMADKHRNYAKEIGVNHYLGKPYNEEELLALIEEMTKR, from the coding sequence ATGACTCCAGTGACCGAACTCGATATCGCTCCGCTGACCTGGGTCCGGAGCGAGATCGACGCAGCACTCGGCCGCGCCCTCGAAGCGATCGGCCAGGCCGAGCAGGGCGAGGCCGGCAACGATCAGCTGCGCTTTGCGCAGAACCATGTACACCAGGTGCAGGGCGCCCTCTCGATGGTGGGCCTGGACGGTGTCACGCAGTTCGCCGAGGCCCTGGACGGGCTGCTCATCGAGCTGGCGAGCGGCAAGCGCGCCTTCGCCGAGGCGCACGCCAGCCTGTTGCGCCGGGCCCTGATCGCCTTGGGCAACTACCTCGCCGAACTCGAGGATGGCGCCGCGCACCAGCCGCTGCGGCTCTACCCCCTGCTCGTCGAGATCGCCGAAGCGCGGGGTATCGAAGCCCCGTCGCAGGGCGAACTCTTCTTCCCGGATCTGGCGCGCCGCGTGCCGCAGCTTGCTGCGCCGATCGCCGTCGACGCCAACCGCGCCGCGAAGGAACTGCGTCTCTTGCGCGGTCGCTTCGAGAAGGGCTTGCTGACCTGGCTGCGCCAGCCGGCGAGCGACGCCGGCCCGCGCGAGATGCTCTTTGCGGTCAGCCGCATCGCGCAGCTCAATGCCGCGCCGAGTACCCGCAGCTTCTGGTGGGCCACCATCGCTTTCTTCGAAGGCCTGGTGCAGGGCGCGATCGCCTCGGACCGTGACGCGCAGCGCCTGTGCCGCCGCATCGACACGCAGATGAAGCGTCTGCTCGACGGCTCGCAGGTGGTCGCTGAACGCCTGGTGCGCGACGTGCTGTTCCACGTAGCCAGCGCGCATATCGAATCCGGTCATGCCAAGGCGGTGCGCGAGGCCTACCAGCTGGATCGCCTGATCCCGGCTGCCGAAGCCCAGCGGGTTGCCGAGACGCCGCTGGCGCCGGTACAGCGCAGCCTGCGCGAGGCGCTGGAAAACGCCAAGGAAGCCTGGAACCGCTTTGCCGCCGGCGCTGCCGTCGCCTTGCCGCAGATGCAGGAGCAACTGACCGCCGCCCGTGGACCGCTGGAAACCCTGCAGCTGCCACAGCTCGAAAGCCTGGTGCGTGCGCTCGACAGCACCGCCGGCTGGCTGCGCAAGGATCCGCTCAAGTCCAACGAAGACCTTTCGATGGACGTGGCCACCGCCTTGTTGCTGGCCGAGCGCGCTGTCGACGCCCCCGCGGGTTCCGATGCGCAGCTGCGCGAGCAGGTGGCCGCGGTTTGCCATCGTCTGCTGCAGCGCGTGTCCGGCCGCGACCCGGGTCCGCTGGACGAAACCCTCTTCGGTGAAGCCTCCCGCCATGTGCAGGAGAAGCTCTTCTTCAACCAGCTCGCGCGCGAAATCCAGACCACGCTGGGTCAGGTCGAGCAGACGCTGGACAGTTTCTTCCGCGATCCCAGCGCCCGCGACAGCCTTGCCGCGCTTGCGGCGCCGCTCAAGCAGGTCGAAGGCGCCTTCGCGATGCTCGGCGAGCAGCGCGCGGTGGTCCTGGTTCGCGAAAATGGCGAACGCATCGCGGGCCTGACCAAGGCCGAAGTCCCTGAAGCCGCCGAGTTCGAGCGCGTCGCGCACGAGCTCTCCGCGCTCGGCTTCTTCGTCGAAGCCCTGCGTCACGGCCCGGCCAATCTCGAGCGCTTCCTCGCGCCGCACGGTGGAGCCGTCGCCCAGGAAGAGGTGCCGGTCACGGTCGAGGCCGAAGTACGTCAGCAGAGCCGCGAGCTGCAGCAGCGGGTACAGGCCTTGTCCGACGCGCCCGCCGACGAGAAGCTGCGCGCCGAGCTCAAGCAGAACCTCGAGACCCTGCGCGAAGACGCGGCCCTGTTGGCTGATACCAAGCTGGAACAGCAGGCCCGCGACGCGCTCGCCGCGCTCAAGTCCGGCGGCGACTCCGAAGCCGTCAAGGAAGCGGTCGCCAGCATCTCCCCGGCGCCGGCCGTCACCGCGCCGTCGGCTGATGCCGCACGCCTGATCGAAGCCAGCGAAGAACAGATCGACGCCGAGCTGCTGGAGATCTTCCTCGAAGAAGCCGACGAGGTGCTCGAGACGATCCGTACGCATCGTGAGGCGACGGAGCGCGAACCGCACAACCAGGAAAACGTCGTCACCATCCGCCGGGGCTTCCACACCCTCAAGGGCAGCTCGCGCATGGTGGGTCTCATCGACTTCTCCGATGCGGGCAAGGCGGTGGAATTTGCGATGAACCGCTGGCTGCAGCTCGAGCGCGACGCCGCGCCCGAGATGCTCTCGCTGGTCTCGAACGCGCATGTCGTCTTTACCGAATGGGTCGCCCAGCTCAAGTCCGGCGGCGCGCTCTGGAAGGACGCCAGCGCCCTGATCGCCCAGGCCGAGGCGCTGCTCAACGCCAATGACCCGCTCGCAGCGGCACCGGCCGTCGCGCCCGTGCCTGCGCCGGGCCCGGCTCCGGCAGCCACCACCTACGAACTCAGTGACGAGCAAGGTCCGGTCGACCTGGACCTGGAGGCCGCCACCGAATTCGATCTGAACGCCACGATGATCAATCCGGACGCCGAAGGGGCAGGCAGCCCCGCGGAACCGGAGACCATCGACCTCACCTCCACCCTGCTCGCCCCCTTCAACCTGGGCGACGAGGACGCGGCCGAAGCGTCCGATGACCTGCTGGAGCCCTTCGAAGAGATCGCGGCGGTCGAGCCTGCACAGTCGCCCGCCGTCGCCGAAGAGGCGATCGACCTCACCGCCAGCCTCGTTGGCATCGTCGATGACAGCGACGACGCGACCCAGCGGCAACTGGTCGTGACCGCGCTGGAACCGGTTGCGGACGAGGTGCCGGAACAGGTCATCGAAGTGCCGGCCGAGGCGCCGCAGACCCTGGATTTCAGCCTCGAGGAGCTCTCGCTCACCGACGAGGAAGCCCTGCCCGGCGGCCGCCCGGTCGAAGAAGAACTGGACCTCACCGCCACCTTGCTCGCGCCGCTCGAAATGCGCGACGCGATCTACGGCTACGAGGAACCAGCGGAAGCCGAGCCCGCGGTCGAAAGCCTGCCCGAACTCGCGCCCGCACCGGCCGCCGAGCTGCCGCCCGTGGTCGAGCCGGTTGTCGAAGCGCCGGTGGTCGAAGAGATCATCGCCGTCGAGCCCGCCGTCGAGGTGACGGACGCCTTTGTCGAGAGCGACGAAGCCTTCGCCGAGCCGCCCGAGGCTCCCGAGGAGCTGGCCGCACTCGCCGCGCTGGACGGCGTGGACGAGGCCGATGTGGTTGCGGCCGAAGGCGAGCCGGATCTCACCGAGACCGACCTTGAACCGCTCATGGCGCTGTCGGCGACGGAAGCCGAAGACCTGCCGACGCTGGAGGTTGAGGAAGTCGTGGCCGCCGAGCCTGTTGCCGAGCAGGTCGCGGCGCCGGTGTCGCTGGATGTGCCGCTCGAAGAGCGCACCGATGCCGAGGGTCAGGTGCTCAAGGCCTTCGAGGCAACCGATCTCGGTTTCGACGGCAACGCTCTCGCACTCGACGCAGACCCGATCGCCGAACCGGAGACCGAACCCGAGCCCGATGTCGTCATGGTCGGCGATACGGCCGTCTCGCGTCCGCTCTATGACCTCTACGTCGCCGAAGCCCGGCAGCATGTCGGCACCCTGCGTGACGAGTTGCCGCGTTTCGTCGCCAATCCGATGCTGGTTCCGCAGGAGCCGGTCATCCGCGCCGCGCATACGCTGGGTGGCATCTCCGGCACGGCACGCGTCACCTCGGTGCGCCTGCTGGCGAAGGCCCTGGAGCACGCACTGGCCAAGCTGCACCTGGCGAGCATCCCGCCGACCACCGACCAGTCCGAGCTGATCCGCGCCTGCGGCGAACGCCTCGACGGGATGGTGGCCGAGATCGTCGACGGCCACATGCCGCTGGAGGTGCCGGAGCTCGTCGGCGCGCTCGAGAACCTGCAGCCCTACACGCCGTCGGCCGAGCCGGTGCTGGTCGAGGAAGCGCCCGTGGCGCTGTTCGATGAAGCCGACGTCGCGGCTTTCAGCGAAGCCCAGGGGGTTGAAGAAGAGAGCCCGGTCGCCTTTGTCGCCGAGGACCTCGTTGCCGAGGCGCCGCTGGACCTGCCGGTCGCCGAAGCCACGCCCGGCTTCGACGCGGCATTCGAGGCCGAGCCGCAGACCGCGCCCTACCAGGAGTCCGCGCCGGCGATCGAGTCGCTCATCGCCGCACAGCCCGCGCCTGCCGAAGAACACAGCCGTGCCGTCCTGCGCGACGAGCTCGACGAACAGCTCATGCCGATCTTCTATGAAGAGGCAGAAGAACTTTCGCGCGACCTCTCGGCCGCGATCCGCGAGCTGCGCGAAGGCGCCGACGCGCAGGAAGCCGCCAACGCGGTAGCGCGTCTCCTGCACACGCTCAAGGGCAGCGCGCGCATGGCGGGCGCCATGACCCTGGGCGAACACGTCCACGGCATGGAAAACCGCCTCCTGGCGGCACGCGACAGCGGCCATGCCGCTGCCATCGCGGACGATCTCGACGCGGGCCTGGACCAGGCCGGCCTCATGATCGGCCGCATGCAGGCGGGCCTGCCTGCCTACGACGCGGCGCCGCAGGCACCGGTCGAGGGTCAGGAAGGCGACGCGGCACCTGCCGCCGCCGCCAGCACCAGTGCGGCTCCGGTGGCCGCCCCGGTCGCGGTCGCGCTCTCCGAGGGCGAGACGCAGAGCGGCCCGACGGCGAACCTGCGGGTGCGCGCACAGCTGGTCGATCGCTTCGTGAACGAGGCGGGCGAAATCGCCATCGCGCGGACCCGGATCGAAGGCGAACTGCGGACGCTGCGTCGCTCGATGCTGGACCTCACGGAAAACGTGATCCGTCTGCGCAACCAGTTGCGTGAAGTCGAAATCGCCGCCGAGACGCAGATGCAGGCGCGCGTGGCGCTGGCCGAAACCCAGGACGCGGAATTCGATCCGCTGGAGTTCGACCGCTTCACCCGCTTCCAGGAACTGACCCGGATGATGGCCGAGTCCGTCGGTGACGTGACCACCATCCAGCAGAACCTGTTGAAGAACCTCGATGCCGCGGACACCGCGCTGCACGCCCAGGGCCGCCTCTCGCGCGACCTGCAGCAGGCGCTGATGGGCGTGCGCATGGTGCCCTTCGACGAAGTCGCCGACCGCCTCTACCGCGTCGTGCGCCAGACCGCGAAGGAACTGGGCAAGCGCGCCAACCTGGACATCCGCGGCGGTCAGATCGAGATCGACCGCTCGGTGCTGGACAAGATGACCGCGCCGATCGAGCACTTGCTGCGTAACGCGATCGCCCACGGCCTGGAAGTGCCGGAGCAGCGTCGCGCCGCGGGCAAGGACGACATCGGCCAGATCACGCTCACCGTCACCCAGCGCTCGAATGAAATCGCGATCGAACTCGCTGACGATGGTCGGGGCCTGGATTTCGAGGCCATCCGTCGCCGCGGCGAATCCCGCGGCCTGCTCGCCGCAGGCGAGGAAGCCGGCGAGACGCGTCTCACCCAGCTGATCTTCGAACCGGGCTTCTCCACCGCCGAGCAGGTCTCGGAAGTGGCGGGCCGCGGCGTCGGCATGGACGTGGTCAAGAGCGAGACCATCGGCGTCGGTGGCCGCATCGAAGTCACCTCGCAGGCCGGACGCGGTGCGCGCTTCATGGTGCACCTGCCGCTGACCCTCGCGGTGACGCAGGCCCTGCTGGTGCGTGCCGGTGAGCGCACATACGCGATTCCCTCGAACATGGTCGAGCAGGTGCTCGAACTCAAGCAGGAGCCCCTGGACGCCATGCGTGCCGCCGGCCAGGCCGAGTGGAAGGAGCGCAAATATCCGGTGCGCTACCTGCCGCAACTCCTGGGCGACGCCAAGAGCCAGCCGGCCGCCGGTCGCTTCCACTGGGTGCTGCTGCTGCGCTCGGGTCCGGACGCCATCGCGCTGCATGTCGATGAGCTGCGCGGCAACATGGAAATCGTAGTCAAGAACGCCGGGCCGCAATTCACCCGACTGCAGGGCTTCTCCGGGGCGACCGTGCTGGCTGACGGCGAGATCTCGCTGATCCTGAACCCGGTGGTGCTCTCGCAGGTGGTCGGCGCGCTGGCGGTCCAGGCGGCGGCCGGCGTGGCCGTGCCGCAGACGGTTGCGCCGGTGGCCTACGTGCCGACGGTGATGGTGACCGACGATTCGCTCACGGTGCGCAAGATCACCAGCCGCCTGCTCGAACGCGAAGGCTATCGCGTGATCACCGCGAAGGACGGCGTCGACGCGCTGGAGCAACTGGTCGACACCCTGCCCGACGTGATGCTGCTCGACATCGAGATGCCGCGGATGGACGGTTTCGACCTCACCCGCAACATCCGCGCCGACGAGCGTTTGCGCGGCCTGCCGATCATCATGATCACCTCGCGCATGGCGGACAAGCACCGCAACTACGCGAAGGAGATCGGGGTGAATCACTACCTCGGCAAGCCGTACAACGAGGAAGAGTTGCTGGCGCTCATCGAAGAGATGACCAAGCGCTGA